A genomic stretch from Methylorubrum extorquens includes:
- a CDS encoding conserved protein of unknown function, putative flagellar fliJ protein (Evidence 4 : Unknown function but conserved in other organisms), whose product MKSRDTLIRLRRFQVDEKRRRVAQIEMMMADFNRMAAELDREVSQEEARAGISDPAHFAYPTYARAATGRRDNMRQSAAALEGQLAEAKAELGEAFEELKKVEILEDRERSAERAAEAAREQAEMDAIGLRARA is encoded by the coding sequence ATGAAATCGCGTGACACGCTGATCCGGTTGCGTCGGTTCCAGGTGGATGAGAAGCGCCGCAGGGTGGCGCAGATCGAGATGATGATGGCCGACTTCAACCGCATGGCGGCCGAACTCGACCGGGAAGTCTCGCAGGAGGAGGCCCGTGCGGGGATCTCCGATCCGGCCCATTTCGCCTACCCGACCTATGCCCGCGCCGCCACCGGCCGCCGGGACAACATGCGCCAGTCGGCCGCCGCCCTGGAAGGGCAGCTTGCCGAGGCCAAGGCCGAACTGGGTGAGGCGTTCGAGGAACTGAAGAAGGTCGAGATCCTGGAGGATCGCGAGCGCTCCGCCGAGCGCGCGGCCGAAGCCGCCCGCGAGCAGGCCGAGATGGACGCGATCGGACTTCGGGCTCGGGCCTAA
- the ctrA gene encoding Cell cycle transcriptional regulator ctrA (Response regulator sokA) (Evidence 2a : Function from experimental evidences in other organisms; PubMedId : 11259647, 8548829, 9465034; Product type r : regulator) gives MGITMRVLLIEDDSATAQSIELMLKSENFNTYTTDLGEEGVDLGKLYDYDIILLDLNLPDMSGYEVLRSLRVAKVKTPILILSGMAGIEDKVKGLGFGADDYLTKPFHKDELVARIHAIVRRSKGHAQSVITTGDLIVNLDQKTVEVSGSRVHLTGKEYQMLELLSLRKGTTLTKEMFLNHLYGGMDEPELKIIDVFICKLRKKLANASAGKNYIETVWGRGYVLREPVEGEDRMAV, from the coding sequence GTGGGGATCACGATGCGCGTACTTCTGATCGAGGACGACAGCGCCACGGCGCAGAGCATCGAATTGATGCTCAAGTCCGAGAACTTCAACACCTACACGACTGACCTTGGCGAAGAGGGTGTCGATCTCGGCAAACTCTACGATTATGACATCATCCTTCTGGATCTGAACTTGCCCGACATGTCGGGCTACGAGGTGCTGCGGAGCTTGCGCGTCGCCAAGGTGAAGACCCCGATCCTGATCCTGTCCGGCATGGCCGGCATCGAGGACAAGGTGAAGGGCCTCGGCTTCGGCGCCGACGACTACCTGACCAAACCCTTCCACAAGGACGAACTGGTGGCGCGGATCCACGCCATCGTCCGCCGCTCGAAGGGCCACGCTCAGTCGGTCATCACCACCGGCGACCTGATCGTGAACCTCGATCAGAAGACCGTCGAGGTCTCGGGCTCGCGCGTCCACCTCACCGGCAAGGAGTACCAGATGCTGGAACTCCTCTCGCTGCGGAAGGGCACCACGCTCACCAAGGAGATGTTCCTCAACCATCTCTACGGCGGCATGGACGAGCCGGAGCTGAAGATCATCGACGTGTTCATCTGCAAGCTGCGCAAGAAGCTGGCGAACGCGTCTGCGGGCAAGAACTACATCGAGACCGTGTGGGGCCGTGGCTACGTGCTGCGCGAGCCGGTCGAGGGCGAAGACCGCATGGCGGTCTGA
- the dme gene encoding NAD-dependent malic enzyme (Evidence 2a : Function from experimental evidences in other organisms; PubMedId : 10407149; Product type e : enzyme), translating into MADNMSEDLKSGALVYHRLPKPGKLEIQATKPLGNQRDLALAYSPGVAAACMAIYDDPQEAATLTIRQNLVAVLSNGTAVLGLGDIGPLASKPVMEGKAVLFKKFAGIDVFDIEVDQKDVDKLVDVVCALEPTFGGINLEDIKAPECFEVEERCRERMNIPVFHDDQHGTAIIVAAAVLNALELAGKRLSDAKIVTSGAGAAALACLNLLVSLGATRENITVTDIKGVVYKGRAELMDRWKDVYAQETDARTLAEVIPGADVFIGLSAGGVLKPEYLEKMAEKPLIMALANPYPEIMPDLAEQARPDAMICTGRSDFPNQVNNVLCFPYIFRGALDVGAHKINEEMKKAAVKAIAALARETPSDVVARAYGGEARPFGPRSLIPSPFDPRLIVRIAPAVAKAAMDSGVAGRPVENIDAYAESLDRFVHRSGFIMKPLFSKAKSDPKRVIYAEGEDERVLRAAQAVVEDGVARPILVGRPRVIETRIKRFGLDLKHGEHFDLIDPEDDPRYRDYVATYLEIAGRRGITPDLARTLVRTNSTVIAALAVRRGEADALICGLEGRFETRLRVIRDVIGLSPDSIDFAGMSLIVTKKGAFFLADTHVRQDPSAEEIADVAIACANHVGRFGLTPKIALLSHSDFGQSDSASAKKMRRALELIQARAPDLQADGEMQADSALSELIRDRVLPSSNWKGAANILVFPNLDAANIAFQFAKVLADALPVGPLLIGPAKPAHILTPSVTARGIVNVTAAAVVEAQAAVPLQVAPEAEPGVGPLSE; encoded by the coding sequence ATGGCCGACAATATGTCCGAGGATCTGAAGTCCGGGGCGCTCGTCTACCACCGACTGCCGAAACCCGGAAAGCTCGAGATTCAGGCCACCAAGCCGCTTGGCAACCAGCGCGATCTGGCGCTGGCCTACTCTCCCGGCGTCGCCGCCGCCTGCATGGCGATCTACGACGACCCGCAGGAGGCCGCCACCCTCACCATCCGCCAGAACCTCGTCGCCGTGCTCTCGAACGGCACCGCCGTGCTCGGCCTCGGCGATATCGGCCCGCTGGCCTCCAAGCCGGTGATGGAGGGCAAGGCGGTCCTGTTCAAGAAGTTCGCCGGTATCGACGTGTTCGATATCGAGGTGGACCAGAAGGACGTCGACAAGCTGGTGGACGTGGTCTGCGCCCTGGAGCCGACCTTCGGCGGCATCAACCTTGAGGACATCAAGGCGCCGGAATGCTTCGAGGTCGAGGAGCGGTGCCGGGAGCGGATGAACATCCCGGTCTTTCACGACGACCAGCACGGCACGGCGATCATCGTCGCGGCGGCCGTCCTCAACGCACTCGAACTCGCGGGCAAGCGGCTCTCGGACGCCAAGATCGTCACCTCGGGTGCCGGCGCGGCGGCCCTGGCCTGCCTCAACCTCTTGGTCTCGCTTGGCGCGACGCGTGAGAACATCACCGTCACCGACATCAAGGGCGTGGTCTACAAGGGCCGCGCCGAGCTGATGGACCGCTGGAAGGACGTCTACGCGCAGGAGACCGACGCGCGGACCCTGGCCGAAGTCATCCCCGGCGCCGACGTGTTCATCGGTCTCTCGGCGGGCGGGGTGCTCAAGCCCGAATATCTCGAGAAGATGGCCGAGAAGCCGCTGATCATGGCGCTGGCCAACCCCTACCCCGAGATCATGCCGGATCTCGCCGAGCAGGCGCGGCCCGACGCGATGATATGCACCGGGCGCTCGGACTTCCCCAACCAGGTCAACAACGTCCTCTGCTTCCCCTACATCTTCCGCGGCGCGCTCGATGTCGGCGCCCACAAGATCAATGAGGAGATGAAGAAGGCGGCCGTGAAGGCGATCGCGGCGCTCGCCCGCGAGACGCCCTCCGACGTGGTCGCCCGCGCCTATGGCGGCGAGGCCCGGCCGTTCGGGCCGCGCTCGCTGATCCCGAGCCCGTTCGATCCGCGCCTGATCGTGCGCATCGCGCCCGCGGTGGCCAAGGCGGCGATGGATTCGGGCGTCGCCGGCCGGCCGGTGGAGAACATCGACGCCTACGCGGAATCGCTCGACCGCTTCGTGCACCGCTCCGGCTTCATCATGAAGCCGCTCTTCTCCAAGGCGAAGAGCGATCCGAAGCGCGTCATCTACGCCGAGGGCGAGGACGAGCGCGTGCTGCGCGCCGCGCAAGCCGTGGTCGAGGACGGTGTCGCCCGGCCGATCCTGGTCGGTCGCCCGCGGGTGATCGAGACCCGCATCAAGCGCTTCGGCCTCGACCTCAAGCACGGCGAACATTTCGACCTGATCGATCCTGAGGACGATCCGCGCTACCGGGATTACGTCGCCACCTATCTCGAAATCGCCGGCCGGCGCGGCATCACCCCCGATCTCGCCCGGACGCTGGTGCGCACCAACTCCACCGTGATCGCAGCACTCGCGGTGCGCCGCGGCGAGGCGGACGCGCTGATCTGCGGCTTGGAAGGCCGGTTCGAGACGCGCCTGCGGGTGATCCGCGACGTGATCGGGCTCTCGCCCGACTCGATCGACTTCGCCGGCATGAGCCTGATCGTGACGAAGAAGGGCGCCTTCTTCCTCGCCGACACCCATGTCCGCCAGGATCCGAGCGCGGAGGAGATCGCCGACGTCGCCATCGCCTGCGCGAACCATGTCGGCCGTTTCGGTCTCACGCCGAAGATCGCGCTCCTGAGCCACTCCGATTTCGGCCAATCGGATTCCGCCTCCGCGAAGAAGATGCGGCGTGCGCTCGAACTGATCCAGGCGCGGGCGCCCGATCTTCAGGCGGACGGCGAGATGCAGGCGGATTCGGCCCTGTCCGAACTCATCCGCGACCGGGTGCTGCCGAGTTCGAACTGGAAGGGCGCGGCCAACATCCTCGTCTTCCCGAACTTGGATGCCGCCAACATCGCCTTCCAGTTCGCCAAGGTGCTCGCCGACGCGCTGCCGGTCGGTCCGCTGCTGATCGGCCCGGCCAAGCCGGCGCACATCCTCACGCCCTCCGTCACCGCCCGTGGCATCGTCAACGTCACCGCCGCGGCGGTGGTGGAGGCGCAGGCTGCAGTGCCGCTGCAAGT
- a CDS encoding putative acetyltransferase (Evidence 3 : Putative function from multiple computational evidences; PubMedId : 8540711; Product type e : enzyme): protein MQRLRRGRNPHNETRLHLEKLAQRWNFTIGAYSYGRPKVRFPESGRQLTIGRYCSIADRVEILLGGDHRLDWVSTYPFAAMTGLWPGADAPQDYHVSRGDVIIGHDVWLGSGCMILSGITVGHGAVVAAHAVVTRDVPPYAVVAGNPARIVRRRFDEATTAALVEAAWWDFPQSTVMRWIPLLQSGRVAELIDAVRTERAVAGAPRLP from the coding sequence TTGCAACGGCTGAGGCGGGGGCGCAACCCGCACAACGAGACCCGGCTGCATCTGGAAAAGCTGGCCCAGCGCTGGAATTTCACAATTGGTGCATACTCTTACGGCCGGCCGAAGGTACGCTTCCCCGAATCCGGCCGGCAGCTGACGATCGGCCGGTATTGTTCCATCGCGGATCGGGTCGAGATCCTGCTCGGCGGCGACCACCGGCTCGACTGGGTTTCGACCTATCCGTTCGCCGCGATGACCGGCCTCTGGCCGGGGGCGGACGCACCCCAGGATTATCACGTCTCGCGCGGCGACGTGATCATCGGCCACGATGTCTGGCTCGGATCGGGCTGCATGATTCTGTCGGGCATCACCGTCGGGCACGGCGCGGTGGTGGCAGCCCATGCCGTCGTCACGCGGGACGTGCCGCCCTACGCGGTCGTCGCCGGCAATCCGGCCCGGATCGTGCGCCGCCGCTTCGACGAGGCGACGACGGCCGCGCTCGTCGAGGCGGCGTGGTGGGATTTCCCGCAATCGACGGTGATGCGGTGGATCCCACTCCTTCAGAGCGGACGGGTGGCGGAGCTGATCGACGCGGTGCGAACCGAGCGTGCCGTTGCGGGCGCGCCGCGATTGCCGTAA
- a CDS encoding putative methyl-accepting chemotaxis receptor/sensory transducer (Evidence 3 : Putative function from multiple computational evidences; Product type e : enzyme): MLRFDIPRKLYTLVGLSALSLLAICTVALTYQYNAMYAQRLSQLELMTESAINLVDHHYRLAQKGEMPEAAARAAAYAGITAMRHGADGYFFIWDRDVTVVAHADKTLLGRNFSNLKDTTGFAFVADVLPRAVRDGVASVVYTWKRVPDSEATAKVATFRYHAPWGLYVATGVHIDDLKATLWEQILRLGAIALGILVFLGAASWAIIRSIVRPMNALRATMGRLAQGRTDIALPEAERSDEVGAMARAVAVFRDNAVERERLQGAQDADQALKMERAERLNTLIQGFEGTITGIVTTIGGAASQLQSTAQGLAGTANQTAGQSTAVAAAAEEATTNVNTVAAAAEELGSSVQEIGRQVDGSAALSRTAVEEAGQTGQLVQDLSEAAARIGDVVAMISDIAGQTNLLALNATIEAARAGEAGRGFAVVAAEVKELASQTARATTDISEQIARIQRSTGTAVSAIGDITGRIQEISNVSTSIAAAVEEQSAATQEIVRNVAQAATGTSEVTHNISGVARASEETGTAAAQVLGAASELSQQSDHLRAEVRRFLATVRAA, from the coding sequence GTGCTGCGTTTCGATATCCCGAGGAAGCTCTACACGCTCGTTGGCCTGTCGGCGCTGAGCCTCCTGGCGATCTGCACCGTCGCGCTGACCTACCAGTACAACGCGATGTACGCGCAGCGCCTCAGCCAGCTCGAGCTGATGACGGAATCGGCCATCAACCTGGTCGACCACCATTACCGGCTCGCCCAGAAGGGGGAGATGCCGGAGGCCGCGGCCCGTGCGGCCGCCTATGCCGGCATCACGGCGATGCGGCACGGTGCGGACGGCTACTTCTTCATCTGGGACCGCGACGTGACCGTGGTCGCACACGCGGACAAGACCCTGCTCGGCCGCAACTTCAGCAATCTCAAGGACACGACGGGCTTCGCCTTCGTCGCGGACGTGCTGCCACGGGCCGTGCGGGATGGGGTGGCATCGGTCGTCTACACGTGGAAGCGTGTGCCGGATTCTGAGGCAACGGCGAAGGTCGCCACGTTTCGCTACCATGCGCCCTGGGGGCTGTATGTCGCCACCGGCGTCCATATCGACGATCTGAAGGCGACGTTGTGGGAGCAGATCCTGCGCCTCGGCGCGATCGCGCTCGGCATTCTCGTTTTTCTCGGCGCCGCCTCCTGGGCGATCATCCGCTCGATCGTGCGCCCGATGAATGCCCTGCGGGCGACGATGGGCCGGCTCGCGCAGGGACGCACCGACATCGCCCTGCCGGAGGCCGAGCGCAGCGACGAGGTCGGCGCGATGGCGCGCGCCGTCGCGGTCTTCCGCGACAACGCCGTCGAGCGCGAGCGGCTGCAAGGGGCGCAGGATGCCGATCAGGCGCTGAAGATGGAGCGGGCCGAGCGGCTCAACACCCTGATTCAGGGGTTCGAGGGCACGATCACCGGCATCGTCACCACCATCGGCGGGGCCGCCTCGCAACTGCAATCGACGGCCCAGGGCCTCGCCGGTACGGCGAACCAGACCGCCGGGCAATCGACCGCCGTCGCCGCGGCCGCCGAGGAGGCGACCACGAACGTCAACACCGTGGCCGCCGCCGCCGAGGAACTGGGCAGCTCCGTCCAGGAGATCGGCCGGCAGGTGGACGGGTCGGCCGCCCTCTCCCGCACGGCGGTGGAGGAGGCCGGCCAGACCGGACAGCTCGTCCAGGATTTGAGCGAAGCCGCCGCCCGCATCGGCGATGTCGTGGCGATGATCTCGGACATCGCCGGCCAGACCAATCTGCTGGCCCTCAACGCGACGATCGAGGCGGCACGCGCGGGTGAAGCGGGCCGTGGCTTCGCCGTGGTCGCGGCGGAGGTGAAGGAGTTGGCGAGCCAGACCGCGCGGGCGACGACGGACATCTCGGAGCAGATCGCCCGCATCCAGCGCTCGACCGGTACGGCCGTCAGCGCGATCGGCGACATCACCGGGCGGATCCAGGAGATCAGCAACGTCTCCACCTCGATCGCGGCGGCGGTCGAGGAGCAGAGCGCGGCGACCCAGGAGATCGTCCGCAACGTGGCCCAGGCCGCGACCGGCACCAGCGAGGTCACGCACAACATCTCCGGTGTCGCCCGCGCCTCGGAGGAGACCGGGACGGCCGCCGCACAGGTGCTCGGTGCCGCCTCGGAGCTGTCTCAGCAATCCGATCACCTGCGGGCCGAAGTCCGACGCTTTCTGGCCACGGTGCGCGCGGCCTGA
- a CDS encoding conserved protein of unknown function precursor; putative membrane protein (Evidence 4 : Unknown function but conserved in other organisms) yields the protein MKKLSEVFWGLIGLAAVAVSCYLLWGQLKTLSWASIEAAFAAIPLHHFLFAAVSTLVAYAALAWYDRIALLHLGVRHISWLFVSLCSFTTYALSHNIGASVFSGALVRYRAYTSKGLSAAQVAVLVALCSFTFGLGTILLGGFVLVYDPNLLARLDNLLPAVLTNPATSRLVGFGLLGFVALYVLGSVLRFRPLTIRNFKIEYPRPGIMVRQLIAAPLELLGAAGIIYFALPDALNPGFIPVLGIFLASFSVALASHAPGGLGVFELVFFTAMQLQTDAEKAPVLAAVLIFRLFYLIIPFAVAIVVVLLFERSRLTNALGKDGKAAPEPPLVAPGLDKHVIERRLEKKAV from the coding sequence ATGAAAAAACTCAGTGAAGTCTTCTGGGGCCTGATCGGCCTCGCCGCGGTGGCGGTGTCCTGCTACCTGCTCTGGGGGCAGTTGAAGACCCTATCCTGGGCGAGCATCGAGGCGGCGTTTGCCGCCATCCCGCTCCACCACTTCCTGTTCGCGGCCGTCTCTACCCTCGTCGCCTACGCCGCGCTCGCTTGGTACGATCGGATCGCGCTGCTGCATCTGGGCGTGCGCCACATCTCGTGGCTGTTCGTATCGCTGTGCTCGTTCACGACCTACGCCCTCTCGCACAATATCGGCGCTTCGGTCTTCTCCGGCGCCCTGGTGCGCTACCGGGCCTACACCTCGAAGGGACTTTCGGCAGCGCAGGTCGCGGTACTGGTGGCCCTGTGCTCCTTCACCTTCGGCCTTGGCACGATCCTGCTCGGCGGCTTCGTTCTGGTCTACGATCCGAACCTCCTCGCGCGGCTCGACAACCTGCTGCCGGCGGTGCTGACCAATCCCGCGACCTCGCGGTTGGTCGGCTTCGGCCTGCTCGGGTTCGTCGCGCTCTACGTTCTCGGCTCGGTGCTGCGCTTCCGCCCGCTGACGATCCGCAATTTCAAGATCGAGTATCCGCGGCCCGGTATCATGGTGCGCCAGCTCATCGCGGCGCCGCTGGAGCTGCTGGGTGCTGCCGGCATCATCTACTTCGCCCTGCCGGATGCCCTGAACCCCGGCTTCATTCCAGTGCTCGGCATCTTCCTCGCCTCGTTCTCCGTCGCGCTCGCCTCGCACGCGCCGGGCGGCCTCGGCGTGTTCGAACTCGTGTTCTTCACCGCGATGCAGCTTCAGACCGATGCGGAGAAGGCGCCGGTACTCGCCGCGGTGCTGATCTTCCGCCTGTTCTATCTGATCATTCCCTTCGCCGTGGCCATCGTCGTGGTGCTGCTGTTCGAGCGCTCCCGCCTCACGAACGCGCTCGGCAAGGACGGCAAGGCCGCGCCGGAGCCGCCGCTCGTCGCGCCGGGCCTCGACAAGCACGTGATCGAGCGGCGGCTGGAGAAGAAGGCGGTCTGA
- a CDS encoding conserved protein of unknown function (Evidence 4 : Unknown function but conserved in other organisms), producing the protein MSETPPDRLSVNPNSPYYDEAVLARGVGIRFKGAEKTNVEEYCVSEGWVRLSAGKALDRAGNPMTVKLKGAVEPYFREEPAEA; encoded by the coding sequence ATGTCCGAAACCCCTCCCGATCGCCTCTCGGTCAATCCGAACAGCCCCTATTACGACGAGGCGGTCCTCGCCCGCGGCGTCGGCATTCGCTTCAAGGGTGCCGAGAAGACCAATGTCGAGGAATACTGCGTCAGCGAGGGCTGGGTGCGGCTCTCGGCCGGCAAGGCGCTCGATCGGGCCGGCAACCCGATGACGGTGAAGCTCAAGGGCGCTGTCGAGCCGTATTTCCGCGAGGAGCCGGCCGAGGCCTGA
- the fliI gene encoding flagellum-specific ATP synthase (Evidence 2b : Function from indirect experimental evidences (e.g. phenotypes); Product type e : enzyme) codes for MTQERGSGGLAAALAALSTVETLETFGRVTAIRGLLVEVAGPVSAMRLGGRIDVVVEGAGVAASTVPCEVIGFAGDRALAMPFGSLEGVRRGCPALVRDEAAGAIRPSAAWLGRTVDALGRPIDGLGPLAQGPAIYPLRADPPPAHGRRRVGPPLDLGVRCINTFLTMCRGQRMGIFAGSGVGKSVLLSMLARYTAADVAVIGLVGERGREVQEFLQDDLGAAGLARSVVVVATSDEPVLMRRNAAYVTLAVAEYFRDQGAQVLCMIDSITRFAMAQRDIGLAGGEPPTAKGYTPTVFSELPRLLERAGPGVGEGAISGLFTVLVEGDDHNEPVADAVRGILDGHIVMERRIAEQGRYPAINVLRSVSRTMPRACDPAHLPTVRRARKVLATYADMEELIRLGAYRAGSSPEVDEAVALMPDLTAFLGQGKEEATSISEGYDRLAAIVGGA; via the coding sequence ATGACGCAGGAGCGCGGCTCCGGGGGGCTGGCGGCGGCGCTCGCCGCGCTCTCGACCGTCGAGACCCTGGAGACCTTCGGCCGGGTAACGGCGATCCGCGGCCTTCTGGTCGAGGTGGCCGGGCCGGTTTCCGCGATGCGGCTCGGCGGTCGCATCGACGTGGTGGTGGAGGGCGCCGGGGTCGCGGCCTCGACGGTGCCGTGCGAGGTGATCGGCTTTGCCGGCGACCGGGCGCTCGCCATGCCGTTCGGCTCGCTGGAGGGCGTGCGCCGCGGCTGCCCGGCCCTGGTGCGCGACGAGGCGGCGGGCGCGATCCGCCCCTCCGCCGCTTGGCTTGGGCGCACCGTCGATGCCCTCGGGCGCCCGATCGACGGCCTCGGCCCCCTCGCGCAGGGGCCCGCGATCTATCCCCTGCGGGCCGACCCGCCCCCCGCGCACGGACGACGGCGCGTCGGGCCGCCGCTCGATCTCGGGGTTCGCTGTATCAACACCTTTCTCACCATGTGCCGCGGGCAGCGCATGGGCATCTTCGCCGGCTCCGGCGTCGGAAAGTCGGTGCTGCTGTCGATGCTGGCCCGCTACACCGCCGCCGACGTGGCGGTGATCGGCCTCGTCGGTGAGCGCGGCCGCGAGGTTCAGGAGTTTCTCCAAGACGACCTCGGCGCGGCGGGGCTCGCCCGCTCGGTCGTGGTGGTGGCGACCTCCGACGAGCCGGTGCTGATGCGCCGCAACGCCGCCTACGTCACCCTGGCGGTGGCCGAGTACTTTCGCGACCAGGGCGCGCAGGTCTTGTGCATGATCGATTCGATCACCCGCTTCGCCATGGCCCAACGCGACATCGGACTCGCCGGCGGCGAGCCCCCGACCGCCAAGGGCTACACGCCCACCGTCTTCTCGGAATTGCCGCGCCTGCTCGAACGGGCCGGGCCGGGGGTAGGGGAGGGGGCGATCTCCGGCCTGTTCACCGTGCTGGTGGAGGGCGACGATCACAACGAGCCGGTGGCAGATGCGGTGCGTGGCATCCTCGACGGGCACATCGTCATGGAGCGGCGTATTGCCGAACAGGGGCGCTACCCGGCGATCAACGTGCTGCGCTCGGTCTCGCGCACCATGCCGCGGGCCTGCGACCCGGCCCATCTCCCCACCGTCCGCCGTGCGCGAAAGGTGCTGGCGACCTATGCCGACATGGAGGAGCTGATCCGGCTCGGGGCCTACCGTGCCGGTTCCTCGCCGGAGGTGGACGAAGCGGTGGCTCTCATGCCCGATCTGACGGCTTTTCTGGGGCAGGGTAAGGAAGAAGCAACCTCCATCAGCGAGGGTTATGACCGGTTGGCCGCCATTGTCGGCGGTGCGTGA